A genomic stretch from Methanobrevibacter sp. V74 includes:
- a CDS encoding NAD-dependent epimerase/dehydratase family protein, with translation MKEYMEYQDKTILVTGGAGCVGSNLTRKFSDLGAEKVIILDNLSSAYEWNIPSRDNIEFIQGDILDDAVLKRVFKQKPDYVYHLAAHFANQNSVDNPEKDLMVNGIGILKVLQYAQLTGVDRFVYSSSGCGVYGLDSKMPFQEHDISISLHTPYQVTKLLGELYTNYFHNLYDMDIVNARFFNVFGPGEVPGKYRNVIPNFMYWSKNGQALPITGDGSETRDWTFVDDICNGLVAMGIEEEAIGEAINLGSGKDHKVIDMANRVNTLTGNEAGINYVARRDWDAKTKLLSSIDKAKDILGYSPKVSFDEGLERTHEWFCENWDNIQESTEF, from the coding sequence ATGAAAGAATATATGGAATATCAAGATAAAACAATCCTTGTAACTGGTGGGGCAGGTTGTGTTGGAAGTAATCTAACCCGTAAATTTTCAGACTTAGGTGCTGAAAAAGTAATTATTTTGGATAATCTTTCATCTGCATATGAATGGAATATTCCTTCTAGAGATAATATTGAGTTTATCCAAGGGGATATTTTAGATGATGCTGTTTTAAAAAGAGTATTTAAACAAAAACCAGATTACGTATATCATTTAGCGGCCCACTTTGCAAATCAAAACAGTGTTGATAATCCTGAAAAAGATTTAATGGTTAACGGTATTGGAATTTTAAAAGTACTTCAATATGCACAACTTACTGGTGTTGATAGGTTTGTTTACTCTTCATCTGGATGTGGTGTTTATGGCCTTGACTCTAAAATGCCATTCCAAGAACACGATATTTCAATTTCACTTCACACTCCTTATCAGGTAACAAAACTCTTAGGAGAACTTTATACTAATTATTTCCATAACTTATATGATATGGACATTGTAAATGCAAGATTCTTTAATGTATTTGGTCCTGGTGAAGTTCCAGGTAAATACAGAAACGTTATTCCAAACTTTATGTACTGGTCTAAAAATGGGCAAGCTTTACCAATTACTGGAGATGGCTCAGAAACAAGGGATTGGACTTTTGTCGATGATATCTGTAATGGTTTGGTTGCTATGGGCATTGAAGAAGAAGCTATAGGTGAAGCTATCAATTTAGGTTCAGGTAAAGATCACAAAGTAATCGACATGGCTAACAGGGTAAATACATTAACTGGAAACGAAGCAGGTATTAATTATGTTGCCCGTCGTGATTGGGATGCAAAAACTAAGTTATTATCTTCAATTGATAAAGCAAAAGATATCTTAGGATACTCTCCTAAAGTTTCATTTGACGAGGGACTTGAAAGGACTCATGAGTGGTTCTGTGAAAATTGGGACAATATTCAAGAGTCAACTGAATTTTAA